A window of Ananas comosus cultivar F153 linkage group 4, ASM154086v1, whole genome shotgun sequence contains these coding sequences:
- the LOC109709401 gene encoding histone deacetylase 15 isoform X2, with amino-acid sequence MASETLHISRQKGSDFCQENKIHDPIEQVDCQNSCSSFCQCSKRSASDGSTFCFRERCSGQKLVEDENDGPGKINPIDSNVLSEPTIRHVENADENACSHCENESCKACGAMQPQDYRRTHKGNSANSLQDLFLQDNYDDGEDDDSDWEPVSHLLIKKWFCYNCTMPNFDDVFHCDVCGEHRESQVRGYDTFLKHIGEKVQVSVDSDTICSFPDTASSSKSCTAFGFDERMLLHSEVEVKPHPHPERPDRLRAIASSLVAAGIFPGKCSLIAAREISQEELMMVHTLDHIEAVEETKNMLSSYFTLDTYANEHSACAARLAAGLCADLACLIICGHSKNGFALVRPPGHHAGVKQAMGFCLHNNAAVAALAARRAGAKKVLIVDWDVHHGNGTQEIFDGNNSVLYISLHRHEGGRFYPGTGAADEVGINGAEGYSVNIPWSRGGVGDNDYFFAFQHVVLPIASEFAPDIIIISAGFDAARGDPLGCCDVTPAGYAQMADMLANISEGKLLVILEGGYNLHSISSSATAVVKVLVGEKPSYDLSNVMPSKAGLRTVMEVLKIQLKYWPVLESHYTALQAQWGPLSWNNTEEEATFDRTNLVAVGE; translated from the exons ATGGCATCTGAGACCCTTCATATCAGCAGGCAAAAGGGCAGTGATTTCTGTCAGGAGAACAAAATACATGATCCTATTGAGCAAGTGGATTGTCAGAACAGCTGCTCTAGCTTTTGCCAGTGCAGTAAAAGATCTGCATCAGATGGAAGCACCTTTTGTTTTAGAGAAAGATGTTCTGGACAAAAGCTTGTAGAAGATGAAAATGATGGGCCTGGCAAAATAAATCCCATCGACTCTAATGTTTTATCTGAACCAACGATACGACATGTAGAGAATGCTGATGAAAATGCTTGTTCACATTGTGAAAATGAGAGTTGCAAGGCGTGTGGTGCTATGCAACCACAGGACTATAGGAGGACTCATAAGGGCAATTCTGCCAATTCATTACAAGATCTATTTTTGCAAGATAATTATGATGATGGAGAAGATGATGATAGTGACTGGGAACCCGTCAGTCATCTTCTTATCAAGAAGTGGTTCTGTTATAACTGTACAATGCCAAACTTTGACGACGTTTTTCATTGCGAT GTATGTGGTGAGCATAGGGAATCCCAAGTAAGAGGGTATGATACTTTCCTTAAACATATTGGAGAGAAAGTTCAGGTTTCTGTTGACTCAGATACTATTTGCAGCTTTCCGGACACAG CATCATCATCAAAATCATGTACAGCCTTTGGCTTTGATGAGAGAATGTTACTTCATTCAGAA GTTGAGGTGAAACCTCATCCACACCCTGAGAGACCCGATCGCCTTAGAGCGATTGCATCCAGCCTTGTTGCTGCAG GTATATTTCCTGGAAAGTGCTCCTTAATAGCTGCTAGGGAAATAAGTCAAGAAGAGCTTATGATG GTGCACACTTTGGATCATATTGAAGCAGTTGAAGAAACAAAGAATATGCTCTCTAG CTACTTCACTTTGGACACGTATGCTAATGAACACTCAGCATGTGCTGCAAGGCTTGCTGCGGGATTATGTGCTGATCTTGCTTGCTTAATAATATGTGGCCACTCCAAGAATGGTTTTGCTTTG GTAAGGCCGCCTGGGCATCATGCAGGTGTAAAACAAGCCATGGGTTTTTGCCTTCACAATAATGCAGCAGTGGCAGCATTGGCTGCGCGAAGAGCAGGAGCCAAGAAAGTTTTAATTGTTGATTGG GATGTACACCATGGCAATGGCACACAAGAAATATTTGACGGGAACAACTCG GTTCTGTATATATCTTTGCATCGACACGAGGGTGGAAGATTCTACCCTGGTACTGGAGCAGCTGATGAG GTTGGTATTAATGGTGCTGAAGGATATTCTGTCAATATTCCTTGGAGCCGTGGTGGAGTGGGTGATAATGATTACTTCTTTGCTTTCCAGCATGTTGTTCTTCCTATAG CTTCAGAGTTTGCTCCTGATATCATCATTATATCTGCAGGATTTGATGCAGCGCGGGGTGATCCCCTTGGCTGTTGTGAT GTTACACCAGCTGGTTATGCACAGATGGCGGACATGTTGGCTAATATTTCAGAGGGTAAATTGTTGGTTAttcttgagggagg ATACAATCTTCATTCAATATCATCTTCAGCTACAGCAGTGGTTAAG GTACTAGTTGGAGAGAAACCAAGCTATGATTTGAGCAACGTCATGCCATCAAAAGCAGGGCTGCGGACTGTTATGGAAGTATTGAAAATTCAGCTGAAGTATTGGCCGGTTTTAGAATCGCACTATACAGCGCTGCAGGCGCAATGGGGCCCACTTTCATGGAACAATA CCGAAGAAGAGGCGACATTTGATCGGACCAATTTGGTGGCAGTGGGGGAGTAA
- the LOC109709401 gene encoding histone deacetylase 15 isoform X1 — protein sequence MASETLHISRQKGSDFCQENKIHDPIEQVDCQNSCSSFCQCSKRSASDGSTFCFRERCSGQKLVEDENDGPGKINPIDSNVLSEPTIRHVENADENACSHCENESCKACGAMQPQDYRRTHKGNSANSLQDLFLQDNYDDGEDDDSDWEPVSHLLIKKWFCYNCTMPNFDDVFHCDVCGEHRESQVRGYDTFLKHIGEKVQVSVDSDTICSFPDTASSSKSCTAFGFDERMLLHSEVEVKPHPHPERPDRLRAIASSLVAAGIFPGKCSLIAAREISQEELMMVHTLDHIEAVEETKNMLSSYFTLDTYANEHSACAARLAAGLCADLACLIICGHSKNGFALVRPPGHHAGVKQAMGFCLHNNAAVAALAARRAGAKKVLIVDWDVHHGNGTQEIFDGNNSVLYISLHRHEGGRFYPGTGAADEVGINGAEGYSVNIPWSRGGVGDNDYFFAFQHVVLPIASEFAPDIIIISAGFDAARGDPLGCCDVTPAGYAQMADMLANISEGKLLVILEGGYNLHSISSSATAVVKVLVGEKPSYDLSNVMPSKAGLRTVMEVLKIQLKYWPVLESHYTALQAQWGPLSWNNRHQPKKRRHLIGPIWWQWGSKRFVYELLYGRPHLRDLKRIRRQQ from the exons ATGGCATCTGAGACCCTTCATATCAGCAGGCAAAAGGGCAGTGATTTCTGTCAGGAGAACAAAATACATGATCCTATTGAGCAAGTGGATTGTCAGAACAGCTGCTCTAGCTTTTGCCAGTGCAGTAAAAGATCTGCATCAGATGGAAGCACCTTTTGTTTTAGAGAAAGATGTTCTGGACAAAAGCTTGTAGAAGATGAAAATGATGGGCCTGGCAAAATAAATCCCATCGACTCTAATGTTTTATCTGAACCAACGATACGACATGTAGAGAATGCTGATGAAAATGCTTGTTCACATTGTGAAAATGAGAGTTGCAAGGCGTGTGGTGCTATGCAACCACAGGACTATAGGAGGACTCATAAGGGCAATTCTGCCAATTCATTACAAGATCTATTTTTGCAAGATAATTATGATGATGGAGAAGATGATGATAGTGACTGGGAACCCGTCAGTCATCTTCTTATCAAGAAGTGGTTCTGTTATAACTGTACAATGCCAAACTTTGACGACGTTTTTCATTGCGAT GTATGTGGTGAGCATAGGGAATCCCAAGTAAGAGGGTATGATACTTTCCTTAAACATATTGGAGAGAAAGTTCAGGTTTCTGTTGACTCAGATACTATTTGCAGCTTTCCGGACACAG CATCATCATCAAAATCATGTACAGCCTTTGGCTTTGATGAGAGAATGTTACTTCATTCAGAA GTTGAGGTGAAACCTCATCCACACCCTGAGAGACCCGATCGCCTTAGAGCGATTGCATCCAGCCTTGTTGCTGCAG GTATATTTCCTGGAAAGTGCTCCTTAATAGCTGCTAGGGAAATAAGTCAAGAAGAGCTTATGATG GTGCACACTTTGGATCATATTGAAGCAGTTGAAGAAACAAAGAATATGCTCTCTAG CTACTTCACTTTGGACACGTATGCTAATGAACACTCAGCATGTGCTGCAAGGCTTGCTGCGGGATTATGTGCTGATCTTGCTTGCTTAATAATATGTGGCCACTCCAAGAATGGTTTTGCTTTG GTAAGGCCGCCTGGGCATCATGCAGGTGTAAAACAAGCCATGGGTTTTTGCCTTCACAATAATGCAGCAGTGGCAGCATTGGCTGCGCGAAGAGCAGGAGCCAAGAAAGTTTTAATTGTTGATTGG GATGTACACCATGGCAATGGCACACAAGAAATATTTGACGGGAACAACTCG GTTCTGTATATATCTTTGCATCGACACGAGGGTGGAAGATTCTACCCTGGTACTGGAGCAGCTGATGAG GTTGGTATTAATGGTGCTGAAGGATATTCTGTCAATATTCCTTGGAGCCGTGGTGGAGTGGGTGATAATGATTACTTCTTTGCTTTCCAGCATGTTGTTCTTCCTATAG CTTCAGAGTTTGCTCCTGATATCATCATTATATCTGCAGGATTTGATGCAGCGCGGGGTGATCCCCTTGGCTGTTGTGAT GTTACACCAGCTGGTTATGCACAGATGGCGGACATGTTGGCTAATATTTCAGAGGGTAAATTGTTGGTTAttcttgagggagg ATACAATCTTCATTCAATATCATCTTCAGCTACAGCAGTGGTTAAG GTACTAGTTGGAGAGAAACCAAGCTATGATTTGAGCAACGTCATGCCATCAAAAGCAGGGCTGCGGACTGTTATGGAAGTATTGAAAATTCAGCTGAAGTATTGGCCGGTTTTAGAATCGCACTATACAGCGCTGCAGGCGCAATGGGGCCCACTTTCATGGAACAATA GGCACCAGCCGAAGAAGAGGCGACATTTGATCGGACCAATTTGGTGGCAGTGGGGGAGTAAGAGATTTGTGTATGAACTATTATACGGGCGTCCCCATCTAAGAGATTTAAAGAGAATACGCCGACAGCAGTAA